The following is a genomic window from Alphaproteobacteria bacterium LSUCC0396.
CGGGATGCAGCTCAATCTATTGGTTGATTTGATCTTGGCATCTACGCTGCCGGTTGGGGCGATCTCTTGGCTCTATTATGCTGACCGGGTGGCGCAATTGCCACTTGGCATTGTCGGCATCGCGCTTGGCACCGCTTTGCTGCCCCGATTATCAGCCTTGGAGGCAGTTAACGACAAGGATCAGATCACCAAAACCCTTGATGAGGCCATTATCTTTGGTGGTTTTTTTGTGGTGCCGGCAGTGCTCGCTTTGATCGTTTTATCCGGCCCGATTATTGAGGGATTATTTGTCTATGGTGCATTCGGCATTGATGATGCGGTGATGGCGGCAATGGCGCTGTCGGCCTATGCGCTCGGCCTTCCCGGGTTTGTCATGGTAAAGGTTTTACAACCGGCCTTTTATGCGGCGGGTCAGCCTGGCACTGTTCTGAAAATCTCGATTATGACAGTGGCGGTGAATATCACTGGGTCGCTTTTGCTGATGCCGCTGCTGGGGCATATTGGGCTGGCTCTAGCAACGTCATTGTCAGGCGTCGCTGCGGCGGTTGTTATGGCTATATTATTACGTCGTCGGCGCCGCCTTGCTGGTGGCTGGATCGGTATGACCGGCCGGATTTTTGCTGCGAGTGTAATTATGGCGATCTTGCTTTTGGCGCTACTCACCTTTGCCAGTGGGCTTCGCCAGTTTTTGCCAGCCGCAGGTTGGCTTGTCTTGCTAGTCATGGTTGGTGGGGGCGGTTTTCTGGTCTCGGCGTGGTCATTGCGGGCAATTCCAGACGAGTTTCTTCGCCGGTTACGGTACCGAAAGACTTGACCGCGGCGGCGCAAGCGGGGATAACGCTGGCATGATTATCAATTGTTTCAAGGGCAATCCGGCAGCGGTTTCCCCTTGTTCTGATTAGGCGTGATGGATAGATCAAATGACCGACTCAACCGTGCAAAAATCTGCAGAGAAAAGCCGTATTTTTTCGGGTATTCAGCCGACTGGCAATCTGCATCTTGGCAATTATCTTGGCGCCATCCGCAATTGGGTTTCGTTGCAGCATGAATTTGAGTCGATCTATTGCGTGGTTGACCTTCACGCCATCACGGTTCATCAGAATCCGGCAGATTTACGTAAAAGCACCCGCGAGGTCGCGGCGAGCCTAATCGCTGCAGGTATTTCAACTGATCGCTCGATCCTATTTAATCAATCTTGTGTGCCGCAACATGCCGAGCTGGCGTGGATTTTCAATTGCGTGGCGCGGCTTGGCTGGCTGAACCGGATGACACAGTTCAAGGAAAAGGCCGGTAAAAACCGCGAGAATGCCTCGGTTGGACTCTATGCCTATCCGACATTGATGGCAGCGGATATTCTGACTTACCGTGCCACCCATGTGCCGGTTGGTGAGGATCAGAAACAGCATCTTGAACTGACCCGTGATATTGCGCAGGCATTTAATTCGACTTTTGAGCGTGATGTATTTCCGTTGCCGGAGCCACAGATTTTTGGCAGCGCAACGCGTGTGATGAGCCTTCGCGATGGCAGTGCAAAAATGAGCAAATCCGATCTATCGGACAATTCGCGGATTAATATGACTGACAATGCCGATTTGATTATGCAGAAAATTCGCAAAGCAAAAACTGACCCGGATGCCTTGCCATCTGAAGTGGCAGGCCTTGCTGGTCGCCCTGAGGCTAGCAATCTGGTTGGCATCTATGCAGCGCTTGCCGATTGCCGGACCGAAGATGTTCTTGCCGAATTTGGTGGGCGCGGCTTTGGTGATTTCAAACCGGCTCTTGGCGATCTGGCTGTTGCCAAACTATCCCCGATCGGCGATGAGATGCGGCGGCTTTTGGAAAACCCTGCCGATATTGACGCTATTTTGGCCGATGGCGCCGAACGTGCGGCGGCGATTGCGCGGCCAATTCTGGCCGAAGTGCGTGATGTGGTTGGTTTTTTGGGTGCAAGCACCGACCGTTAACCGCGCTTAAGCAGCTGTTATATCATTGTCAGACGGGGATTGACTGGTCGGTTTTGCAGATCGCTAGCCAGATTGGCTGGAATATGCGATATTGCAGTGGCTGGGGTTGCAGTTTTTGCTGAAATTCCCATATGAATTTGAGGGTGCGTTAGATCGGTTGGGGTGATTTAATGCTGGCGGTAACAGGCTATTAGCTTGGTATCATCATAAAATAGCCCTTTTGAGCTGGACTCCGATTTTGCGTTTCAGCCCCGAAAGTAAGAGATTAGCAAAAGTAATAGATTAAAGAAAATTTACGGGTTTCTGTCTAAATTAGGGCCCTTGTTGATAGAAGTACGATCGTACCAAGAAGGATTGATCAGATGTTTATTCAAACTCAGGATACGCCGAACCCGGCTACTTTGAAATTCATCCCCGGTGTTCCGGTTATGGAACAGGGAACGGCTGATTTTGCCGATCCTGATAGCACAAAAACATCACCATTGGCGCGCCGCCTTTTTCAGATTGATGGTGTAACAGCGGTTTTCCTTGGGGCTGATTTTGTCGCGGTGACCAAGGCCGAAGGTCTGGATTGGTTTGCCCTTAAGCCGGGTATTCTTGCCGGCATTATGGAGCATTACGCCTCAGGTTTGCCGGTGATCGAGAAAGACGCTGATCTGGCTGATCCGCATGCTGAAGACGGCGATAGTGATACGGTGCAACAGATCAAACAGCTGTTGGATTCGCGCGTGCGGCCAGCGGTTGCAATGGATGGTGGCGATATTGTTTTTCAGGGGTTTGACGATGGTGTTGTGACCCTGCAAATGCGCGGTGCCTGTCAGGGCTGTCCAAGCTCGACAGCGACATTGAAAATGGGCATTGAGAATATGCTTCGTCACTATATTCCCGAGGTTCGTGAGGTTCGCGCGGCCGAGATGTAAGCTGGAATAGCGACTAATCGTATTGTTAGTGTCCACGCTTAGGGTTCAGTTCGTGATAGCGTCGATTTCCAATTTTTTTACCAACCGGCGGATCGTTTTGATCGCAGGGTTATTGATGGTTATTGGATTTACTGGCCCCGGTATATTTGGATTATCGCCGCCGCAGTTTCTTAGTTTACCCGCCTCGCTTGTTACCAGTGAAAAGACGCATTCATCCGACCAGACGGGTGCCGATCAAAGTGACAGGTCAAACTCTGCCGCCCCCAATTTGGACCAGCCCTATTCGGATCAGGCCGATTTGGATCAGGCAAAATCTGGCGTTGATGCCCCGTTGCAGGTTGCGCGCGAATTCATCAATCATATCCCCGAATCACATCTAGGCCTTGCCGGTTCCGCGCAAAAGGACTCATTCATTAGAATTGTTCTACCGCTGATTCTGGCCAGTAATGAGGAAATCATCAAGCGTCGCGAGGCCATTCAGCGCGCGTTTGAGAATAATGATCGGGCGGCGCTGGAAAAATGGGCGCATCTTTATAAACTTGGTGGTAGCAAGTTAGATAATGACGCGTTAACCGCGCGGTTGTTGCACCGTGCCGATACGGTGCCGGTGGCCCTAGCATTGGCACAGGCGGCAGTTGAGTCCGGGTGGGGAACGTCACGCTTTGCGCTACAAGGTAACGCTCTTTTTGGCCAGTGGGCGTGGCGAGAGCATGCTGGCATCCGGCCATTGGAGGCGACGAATAGCCGGGCGGTGGTGCGCAGCTTTGGTACCCTGCTTGGGTCAGTCCGCGCCTATATGCATAATCTGAATACGCATTATCACTATAAAGAATTTCGGACATCCCGTGCCGCTTTACGCGACCGCCCAATCATTGGTGAGTCAAAAATTTTAGCCAAACATCTTGATCGCTATGCCGAAATTGGTGACGCCTATGTCAAGAAACTCGAGACGCTTATCCGGGTTAATGATTTCAGCCGGTTTGCGCTTGCGTCTCTGAATTAACATCTATCCAAACTAGAGTTTCACATTAGCCGGCTTGTCTCACGTGACGGCGGTTTAGGGAACGAGAAATTGTTTGCCAAACCAACGCCAGCGTCCGTCTGGGCCGGGCATGGTGCAATTTACCCGCGCACGCCCAGACGGCAATGGCCCGGGAAATCGTACTTCGGCGCGCGGCCCTAAGCGGGTGACATCCAGCGCATTATAGGTGCTGTTGAAACATTGGAGATTATTTTGATCGGCTATTTCTGGAGCAAGGGTAAAACCGAAAGCCGGTGGATTTTTTGTAATCACAACATCAGCTGGTAGAACCTGATTAGCCTTCAGCGGTAAACCGTTGATCGCAAGTGACAGCCGATCCATTTCGCCATAGCGTTCATTCATCGCAAAACGCGGCAACTCAAAAAACCCGTTAAACCCATGAGCAATCCCGGAATTTTGACCAAAGCCTGCAATAAATCCGGCGGTCTTAACTCTGTCGATCACGGCAAGATTATATTCACCATAAGGATAAGCAAATAGATCCGGCCGCATACCAAGTTCGGCTAGAAAACGCTTATTGGCATTACCAAGCTCGGTATCAATGGCTTCGATACTGATCTTATGCATATGGGGGTGACTTGCTGTTTGGCTGCCAATGCCAACGCCGTCAGCCTGCAAACGCCGCAGCTGGTCCCAGCTCATATAATTGCGATGTTTTTGATCGACCGGATCAGTGGCAACAAAAACCGTAAAGGGAAAGCCCTTTGCTTTTAGACGCGGCCAAGCCTCGGTAAAAACTGATAGATAGGCATCATCAATGGTGATGGCGACTGTTCGGTCAGGCAGCGGTTTGCCAGTTTGCAAACGGTCGATGATTTTCGCCAAAGGCAGCACCGTATAATTGCCATCGGATAATTTCTCAAGATGCGCGTCAAATTGTTCAAGTCGGATATTTGTGCTTGGATATTTGTCTTCACCAAACCGGTGATACATCAAAATCACAGCATGATCGGCAGCAAACGCCGTTCCAAAAAATGACAGGCCAAGGATCATGGCAGCGAAAAGGCGGCTGCTAAACTTCATCAGCCTATGTCGGATATTTTGACAAAGATTTTTGTCCATAGCAGATTTTCCACTCAAATAATGATACAAGCGAGACTTTACCGGCGCTGCTGCTAATGATAGAGCGACTTCAGTTAACGCGTCTTGGCAAAATGATGCAACTGCACAACCGAACATATACGACTCAGATAAAAAGCCAGATAAAGAAATAGGCTGTTTGAAAATGTCCACGCACCCAAGCAAATCGCCGGTCATACTAGCCTTTGAGGCGAGCAGTAGCCACTTATCCGCTGCGTTATATGCCGACGGACAGATCCGGGCAATGAAAACATCCGAGGCTGGTTTTGGTCAGGCTGCATCATTAGTGCCATTGGCGGTTTCGGCATTGGCTGAAGCAGGGGTTGATTTCAGCGCGCTTAGCCATGTTGCAGCTGGACGGGGGCCGGGATCATTCACTGGATTGCGGGTCTCGTTGGCAGCGGCAAAAGGGGTCTGTCTGGCGCATGATCTTCCCGGACTTGGTATCTCTGGTCTCGAAGCACTGGCCTTTGAATCTGCTGCGCCTGACCATGGCCAGCCGATCCTATGCCTTGCCGATACCCGGCGCGGCAATGTCTATGCCCAGTTTTTTGCTGCCGATGCGACCCCGCATGGCGATATTTTTGAAGCGCAGATTGCGCAACTGCCATTATTGGTACCGTCTGATATGGCACTAAAAGATGGCTTGTTGCTGACTGGTTTCGGAACAGAAGAGGCCCTAAATGCCTTTCAGGCGGCAAATATTGTCACTTCGGTGGCAGGGGTAAATGGCACTGGTGAGGCCGTTGATGCGGCGATGATCGCACAGCTTGCCGCACATAATCTAAAAGCCGGTATTCTCGCCCCTTTAACTCCGCTTTATCTTGCCGATCCGCGCCTTGGGCCAAAAAAG
Proteins encoded in this region:
- the tsaB gene encoding tRNA (adenosine(37)-N6)-threonylcarbamoyltransferase complex dimerization subunit type 1 TsaB; its protein translation is MSTHPSKSPVILAFEASSSHLSAALYADGQIRAMKTSEAGFGQAASLVPLAVSALAEAGVDFSALSHVAAGRGPGSFTGLRVSLAAAKGVCLAHDLPGLGISGLEALAFESAAPDHGQPILCLADTRRGNVYAQFFAADATPHGDIFEAQIAQLPLLVPSDMALKDGLLLTGFGTEEALNAFQAANIVTSVAGVNGTGEAVDAAMIAQLAAHNLKAGILAPLTPLYLADPRLGPKKQVPVL
- the trpS gene encoding tryptophan--tRNA ligase — translated: MTDSTVQKSAEKSRIFSGIQPTGNLHLGNYLGAIRNWVSLQHEFESIYCVVDLHAITVHQNPADLRKSTREVAASLIAAGISTDRSILFNQSCVPQHAELAWIFNCVARLGWLNRMTQFKEKAGKNRENASVGLYAYPTLMAADILTYRATHVPVGEDQKQHLELTRDIAQAFNSTFERDVFPLPEPQIFGSATRVMSLRDGSAKMSKSDLSDNSRINMTDNADLIMQKIRKAKTDPDALPSEVAGLAGRPEASNLVGIYAALADCRTEDVLAEFGGRGFGDFKPALGDLAVAKLSPIGDEMRRLLENPADIDAILADGAERAAAIARPILAEVRDVVGFLGASTDR
- a CDS encoding NifU family protein, with the protein product MFIQTQDTPNPATLKFIPGVPVMEQGTADFADPDSTKTSPLARRLFQIDGVTAVFLGADFVAVTKAEGLDWFALKPGILAGIMEHYASGLPVIEKDADLADPHAEDGDSDTVQQIKQLLDSRVRPAVAMDGGDIVFQGFDDGVVTLQMRGACQGCPSSTATLKMGIENMLRHYIPEVREVRAAEM
- a CDS encoding polysaccharide deacetylase family protein, with protein sequence MDKNLCQNIRHRLMKFSSRLFAAMILGLSFFGTAFAADHAVILMYHRFGEDKYPSTNIRLEQFDAHLEKLSDGNYTVLPLAKIIDRLQTGKPLPDRTVAITIDDAYLSVFTEAWPRLKAKGFPFTVFVATDPVDQKHRNYMSWDQLRRLQADGVGIGSQTASHPHMHKISIEAIDTELGNANKRFLAELGMRPDLFAYPYGEYNLAVIDRVKTAGFIAGFGQNSGIAHGFNGFFELPRFAMNERYGEMDRLSLAINGLPLKANQVLPADVVITKNPPAFGFTLAPEIADQNNLQCFNSTYNALDVTRLGPRAEVRFPGPLPSGRARVNCTMPGPDGRWRWFGKQFLVP
- a CDS encoding glucosaminidase domain-containing protein; its protein translation is MVIGFTGPGIFGLSPPQFLSLPASLVTSEKTHSSDQTGADQSDRSNSAAPNLDQPYSDQADLDQAKSGVDAPLQVAREFINHIPESHLGLAGSAQKDSFIRIVLPLILASNEEIIKRREAIQRAFENNDRAALEKWAHLYKLGGSKLDNDALTARLLHRADTVPVALALAQAAVESGWGTSRFALQGNALFGQWAWREHAGIRPLEATNSRAVVRSFGTLLGSVRAYMHNLNTHYHYKEFRTSRAALRDRPIIGESKILAKHLDRYAEIGDAYVKKLETLIRVNDFSRFALASLN
- the murJ gene encoding murein biosynthesis integral membrane protein MurJ — protein: MTRAPDPDKAEKPASLGRAFGQIGGLTAISRIVGFLRDIAFASFLGAGPAADAFLVALKISNMFRRLSAEGAMTNAFLPSFAKIRQSEGRDAALRLASEAQIFLIIMLFILVVIAEIFMPQFIALLAPGFTKTPDRMAAAVDLARVTMPYLPMISIVALWSAISNAHDRFFGGAAAPILANLCFIGGAVAIPLVAADLGMFRALPIAIGLLIAGLCQLIFMFVILRRLSAVPRLQWPRLSKAGKTMWVKFLPAALGAGGMQLNLLVDLILASTLPVGAISWLYYADRVAQLPLGIVGIALGTALLPRLSALEAVNDKDQITKTLDEAIIFGGFFVVPAVLALIVLSGPIIEGLFVYGAFGIDDAVMAAMALSAYALGLPGFVMVKVLQPAFYAAGQPGTVLKISIMTVAVNITGSLLLMPLLGHIGLALATSLSGVAAAVVMAILLRRRRRLAGGWIGMTGRIFAASVIMAILLLALLTFASGLRQFLPAAGWLVLLVMVGGGGFLVSAWSLRAIPDEFLRRLRYRKT